From the genome of Desulfovibrio sp. JY:
GATCTTGATGGTGGTGGCCGCCATGGTGATCCAGCCCGGCTGGTAGTTCACCCCGTTCACGGCCATGGCCTGGGCGCGAACGAGCGCGTCGGTGATGACGCCCGAGGCGATGGCGCCGCCGTCGGACTTGACGGCCAGGCCCATCCAGGCGCCGGCCACCATGGGCTCGTTGTACATCCAGTGCTGGGCCACGAAAGGCAGGATCAACATTTCCACGCAGGTGAATACCACGACCAGCGAGGAAACCATGATGGGGACGATGGGCCGGGCGCGGATGGCGCCGCCGGTGGCGATGGCGGCGGACACGCCGCAGATCGAGATGCCGGAGGCGAGCGGCGCGGCCCACTCACGGCTGAACTTGAAGTATTTCCGGGAGATGTAATAGACCAGGGCCCAGTAGATGAGGTAGGCCTCGACGATGGCGCAAAGGCCTCGGAAGATGACCGCCGAAGCCAGACCCAGGGCGTCGACCGACTTGACGCCGAGCTCCGCGCCCAGGATGACGATGGCGATCTTGACGAACATCTCGGGCTTGAGGGCAGGCTTCAGCTTCTCGGCCAGCCCCGGCATGAAGTTGCCGATGAAGATGCCGACCAGAAGCGCCACGATAAAGCCCGCCTCGCCGGTCAGCCCCATGGCCCATTTGAGGTTGTACTTCGCCAGCTGGTTGGGCGTGGCCGCGACGACGGCATAGTGCCCGATGGCGAAGCAGAAAAAGCCGATGAAAAAGACCAGCGTGAAGCTGACCATGAAGCGTTTGGCGTCACCGCCGAGCGCCCGGATGCCGAAAGCCAGCATCACCGTGACGAAAATCCAGGTCAAAATCAGCGACAGCACCCCGGACATGCCCTTGTAGGCGCCCGTGGCCGCCGAGAACATCTGGCCCGGCTCCATCCACACGTTGGACTTGACGGCCCAGCCCAGCGGATCGACGCCGCCGAAGTTGAAAAGCGACAAGCCAAATAGGACAAGCCCCAGGATCAGGGCCAGCTTGTCTTCCGTAAGCCATTTTTTTTCCGCCATAACTCCCTCCTCTTGCATTGACGATGACGCAACGCGACGCGCAACCGACCGCGATAAGGCCATCCCGTGGCATCCCTCCCGGATACCGTCCGGGTGGCCGACCTCGCCGCGCCGATCGCTCCCGCAAGCCGGCGGACATCCGGCGGCCCGCGATTGCTTCGTCCTCCCCTGCCGTCCCCGGGCGAATCCGCCGCCGAAAGCGTCTCCCAAACGCCCTGTGGCAAACATCACGCCGGACCGGGTCCGAGAGACCCGTCAGTCGCCTTAAGCAAGTCCGGGACCAATTCCTTTTCCATTGGCAACATTTTGTATTTACAAGATTTTTAAAACCTGCTCCAATCAAGGTGCCAACTCCGGTTAGCACCCCGTAGCCGGGCGGTTGCATTGCCTTTTTCCCCCAGCCGCCCCAAAAGAGGATCAAGGGGGATCTCATGGCCAAGCAGCACCCCAAAACCATTAAACATCGCTTCGTGGTCGGCCTTTCCGTCATCATGGCCGTGCTCGGCATGTTCTTTGCCGTGGTCATTTCCATGAACCTGCGCAACCAGCTCGTCACCGACACCGAGCACAAGGCCTCGCTGGTGCTCTCCCAGGCCGAGGCGGTCCAGACCTACATCCGCCACGTCCTGCGGCCGTCCATGTACGAGCTTTTGCCCCCGGACGGATTCCTGCTCGAGGCCATGTCCACCTCGTTCGTCACGCGCCGGGTGATGAGCGACCTAAACGCCCAGGGCGACCAGTTCCGCTACCGCCGGGTGGCGGTGCGGGCGCGAAACCCCGATTACGAGGCCGACGCCTTCGAGCGGGCGCTCATCGACCGGTTCGCCAAGGACCCGGAGCTGACACGGGTGGAGGAAATCACCGAACGCGACGGGGAAGAGGTGTTCGTGGCCGCCCGGCCGGTGCGCCTGGAGGCCTCGTGCCTGCACTGCCACGGCGACCCGGCCGTCGCGCCCAAGGCGCTCATCGACCGCTACGGGGACAAGCGGGGCTTCTGGCGACACGAGAACGAGCTTGTGGGTGTGGACGCCGTGACCATGCCCGTGGCCGGGGCGTTGGGGCAGATCAAGGGGGCGACCTTCAGCTTCGTGGCCCTTTTCGCCCTGGGGCTCGGCGTCTTTTACCTGACGGTGCAGCTTTTCTTCGACCGGCTGGTGGTGGTCAACCTGCGCCGGGTCACGGACGTGATGCGCCGCTATTTCCCCAAGGAAGTCGGCGAGGAGCCGAGCGAGCCTCCGGGCGAAGGCGAGATCGAGGAAATCTACGCCGGCATCGAGGCCTTTGCCTCGCGGCTCAAGGAGGCGCGCGGCAAGATCGAGGACCACGCCCAGGACCTGGAGCGCACGGTCACGGCCAGAACGAAGGAACTCGCCCACGAGGCCGACGAGCGCCGCTCCGACGTGGCGCTTTTCGTGGAGCTTTTAAGCATCCTCAACATGTCCCAGACCAGGGCCGAGCTTTTGACCGGCGCCCTGGCCCGCATCGCCGAACGCTTCGGCGCCCGGGCCGTGGCCTACGAGTGCGAATTTTCCGGCGGCGGGTCGGTTTCCTGGCCGCCCGGGGAGACCCCGCCGCCGCCCCCTGCCGCGTGGCGCAAGCTGGTGGCCGAGGACCGCCTGCATCTGGCCGGCGATGCGGCCTTTATCCCGGTGCGCACGACAGACGTCAGCCGGGGACTTTTGCGCCTCTACTTTCCGCCCGACGGTCCCGGCCCGGACAGCGAGGCCGCCGAACTCTACCGGGCCATCGGCCAGCAACTCGGCATCGCCCTGGAAAACCTCGACGCCATCAATTCGCTTTTGGGCCAAAACGCCCTGCTCGGCTCCATCTTCGACGGCATCTCCGATCCGCTGGCCCTGGTCGACAGTTCCTTCGGCATCATCCTGGCCAACGAACCGGCCCGGGAACTGGCCAGGGCGCTGCAACAGGAGCTTGCCGGCGCGGTCGCCCTGCCGCCCGTGGCCGTCCCCGGAGCCCCCCTGCGCCTGCCGCCGGAAGTCTTCGGCCCCACTCCGGGCGACGACGCGGTCGGCGCCGCCGCCATGGTGCGCATCGACCCGACCATTTCCACCATCGACCTGCCCGACGGCCGCTCGTTCGCCGTCACCCGCTATCCCCTGGCCTCCCCCAACGGCCAGGACGGGCGCATGGTGGTCTACGCCCGCGAAAACACGGCTGAACGGCGCATGCGCGAACAGATGCGCCAGACCGAAAAGCTCGTGGCCGTGGGCAAGCTGGCCGCCGGGCTGGCCCACGAGATCAACAACCCCCTTGGCGTCATCGCCTGCTATGCCGAGCTGTTGCGCCAAAACGAGACCGATCCCCAGGCCCTGGACGACCTGGCCGTCATCGAACGCCACGCCGTCATGGCCAAGAAAGTCCTGCGCGACCTGCTCGATTTCGCCCGGCCAAGACAGGCCTCCACCGGCCCCTGCGACATCGCCGCGCTCTTAAAAAGCCTCTCGCGCCTGTTCGAAGTCCAGGCCCAAGCCCGAAAAGTGCGCCTCGAAACCAGCATCGCCGCCAACCTGCCCGTGGCCAGGGCCGATGCCTCGGCCTTGGAACAGGTGCTGTCCAACCTGCTTTTAAACGCCCTGGACGCGGTCTCCCCGGAAACGGGCGAGGTCCGCATCGCCGCCCGTCCCGGCCCGGACGACGACAGCGTCAGCATCCTGGTCTCGGACAACGGCCCGGGCATCCCCCCGGAAGACCTGACGCGCATCTTCGACCCGTTTTTCACCACCAAGGAGGCCGGACGCGGCTCGGGCCTGGGATTGGCCGTGGTGTTCGGCCTGCTGCGCGACATGGGCGGCCGGGTGGAAGTGGAAAACGCCGACGGCGCGGTCTTCACCGTCATCCTGCCGGCCTGCGGGCCCGCCTGTCAGGAGGAAGCCTCATGAACGGCACACCCCGTGTGCTCATCGTCGACGACCAGCCGGATTTCGCCAAGGGGCTCGTGCGGCTTCTGGCCAAGAAACTGCCGGGCGCATCCCTTGGCTGCGTGCTCTCGGGCGAGGAAGCCCTGGCCGACCTCGCCCGCGCCCCCTGCGCCGTGCTGGTGACCGACCTGCGCATGCCCGGCATCTCAGGCCTGGACCTGCTGGGGGCCGCCCTTGAGCGCGACGCCAACCTGGGCGTGGTCCTTCTCACCGCCCACGGCGACATCGACACCGCCGTGGCCGCGCTCAAGGCTGGCGCCTACGATTTCCTGACCAAACCCGTGGACTCCGAACACCTGGCCCGGGTCATCGCCAAGGGCCTGGAACGGGCGGAACTGCTGGCCGAAAACATTCGGCTGCGGGCGGTGGTCGCGGCCTGTGGCGGCGAGACCGGCCTGCTCGGCCAGTCGCCAGCCATGGAGCAGGTCAAGGAAGCCATCGCCGCCGTGGCCGGCTCGGACTACACCGTGCTCATCCGGGGCGAATCCGGCACCGGCAAGGAACTGGCCGCCCGGGCCGTGCACAGCCTGTCGCGGCGCGCCTCGGGACCGTTTCTCTCGGTCAACTGCCCGGCCATCCCGGACCAACTCCTCGAAAGCGAACTCTTCGGTCACGTGCGCGGCGCGTTCACCGGCGCCGAACGCGACCGGCGCGGGCTTTTCACCTCCGCCAACGGCGGCGTCATCGTGCTCGACGAAATCGGCGACATCCCCATGAGCGTGCAGACCAAACTCCTGCGCGTGCTCCAGGAACGCGAGGTGCGCCCCGTCGGCTCCAACAAGTCCGTTCCCGTGGACGTGCGCATCCTGGCCTCCACCAACCAGGACCTGGAAAGCAAAATCGCCGACAAGACCTTCCGCGAAGACCTCTACTACCGCTTGAACGTTTTGACCGTGCGCCTGCCGCCCCTGCGCGAGCGCCGCGAGGACATCCCGCTTCTGGCCACCGCCTTTCTGGCCCGGGCCTGCCGTGAAACCGGCATAGGCGAAAAGGGATTCTCCGCCGAAGGCCTTGCCGCCCTGTCCGGCCGGGAATGGCCCGGCAACGTGCGCGAACTGCTCAACTTCGTGCGCCGGCTCACCGTCTTCTGCCGGGGCGACGTCATCGGTCCCGCCGCCATCGCCGCCGCCGACCCTGGCCAGGGCGACCCGGCCGATGCCGATAACGACGACGACACCCCCACGCCCTACCTCGAAGCCAAGGCCCGGGTCGTCGACGCCTTCACCCGGCGCTATGTCGAACGGCTGCTGGGCCAGACCCACGGCAACGTCTCCGAAGCGGCAAGGGTTTCGGGACTGGAACGCGTGTCATTGCAGAAGATATTGCGCCGGTTGGGCATCGCGGCCGACGGGTATCGGTAGGGGAGGAGAAGGAGGAGGCGAAGAACCGGGGCGCTGCCCCGGACCCCGCCGGGAGGCCACGGGCCCCCCGGTCCCCCCTTCCCGGCTCTGGTCGGGCGGGAGGTGGGTTGGCTGCCGGGAAGGCGGAGGTGGAGAAGATGGAGGCTGAATTTGTCGGGACGATGCCGCCGCTTACGCGGCAGGCTCGCCCCGAGCAAATTCAGCCTCCACCACGCCGGTCGCCCCTTTGGGGCGACATTCGGAGAACAGCTCTTCTTTCTTAAATGCGGCGCTTCGCCGCTGGCGTGGTTGTCGCCGCAATCGCGTCCGGCGTCGAGGCGCGACAGCGCCTCGTGCCGCCGGGCCGATTGCGGCGACAAGACCTACTGACCGAACTTCCGCCTACCATCCCGACCCGGTAAAAGGGGGTCCGGGGGACATCAAGTCCCCCGGCGGTGGGGTCCAGGGGAGGCAGCGCCTCCCTTGGCCGCCGGAGGCACCTCCCCCTGCCGCCTATCGCTTCACCGCCACGGCCGTCAGCACCCCCGCGCCGATGAGCGACCCACCGCCGACGCGGCGCAGCGTGCCGACGAAGCGGGGATCGCGGATGCGGCCGCCGATGGTGCCGGCGAGCAGCGCGTAGGCGGTGGTGTTGACCGCGCCAAGCAGGACGAAGGTCGTGCCGAGAAACGCCAGTTGCGGCAGGGCCGGGGCCTGCGGGCTCACGAACTGGGGCAGGAAGGCCACGAAGAAGAGGATGGTCTTGGGATTGAGCACGGTGACCGTGAAGGCATGGACGAATTTGCGCCCGGCCGGGCATGGAGCCGGGGACATGGCGGCATCGTTGCCCGAGCGCAGCATACCGATGCCGAGCCAGACGAGATAGACCGCGCCGACGACCTTGACCACGGTGAAGGCGGCGGCCGAGGCGGAGAGCAGCGCGCCGAGTCCGGCCAGGGAGCCGGCGCAGGCCACGGCGTCGCCAAGGCACACGCCGGTCACCAGGGACCAGACGGATTTGCGGCCCTCGGCCAGACCGTAGCCGATGACCATGAGCACGGTGGGACCGGGAAAAACGAGCAGAACGGAGGCCGCCACGATAAACGCCAGATACAATGGTAATGTCATACCCTCACCACAATGCCTTGCCTGAACATGTTGAGAAAACCAGCCGAAATGCGCCGGAAGAAATGGTTCTGCGGCGCGATCATTTCGAGTCCTTCCGGGAGTTCCGTAGCCGCGCCCGATCAAGCCTGTCCCGGAGAGTCGTCTCCGGGTGCTCCTTCCAGCTCCGATTCCACGAATGCGGCCGGATCCGCGCAAAAGTCGCGAAGCAATTTGAAATGTTCGGTCTGCTCCACGCGCACGGGTTCGAGGCCGGACTTGGAGAGGAGCAGGAGTCGGGCGGAGGGATAGGCCATAAGCAACGGAGAATGTGTCGCCATGATCACCTGACACCGCCCCATCCGCTCCATACGACGCAGCAACCTCAGAAACAGGACTTGCCGGGATGGAGAAAGCGCCGATTCCGGTTCGTCAAAAATGAAGATGCCTTGGCGGTCGCACCGTTCGTCAAAAAAACGGAGGAAACCTTCCCCATGCGAATGGGAGAGAAAATCCGGCGGCACCCCGAAGGCCTCGATCGCGGCCCGATCAAGATAGCGGGCGACCGTAAAGAAGCTCTCGGCCTTAAAAAACCAACCCGTGGTGATCTTCGGCAGCCAGCTCGCCCGAAGCGCGTCGGCAAGGCGTCCGCCGCTCACTTCGAGCGCCCCGGAATGGTCCACCGGCATGTAGCCCTTGCCGCCGCCGGCATCGTCGTACCCCGCCAGGGCCGCGATACCCTCGAGGAGCGTTGATTTACCGGTGCCGTTCTCTCCCACGACGATCGTGATCGCCTTGTCGAAGGACAACTCGAATCCGGGCACAAAAAGCGGCAGACAAAATGGATACGCTTTCGGGTCGGGGACCGAAGACGTGTCCAGCCAGATCCGCTTGAGGTAGGGCGCCGGCAGGTTGATGGGACGGTATCTCCGACTCATTTCACACTTTTCCCTATACTTGATGCCGGCGGCCATCCTGCGCCGGTGCGCCGGGTGGCGGTCTCCCCGCCGGATCTTCTTAAAACAGAAAATCCAATATACTCGCAACCCCAAAAAAACATGCGCCCATCCGTAATTGGCAGGTGCTTCGCAAGGCAACCAACTTTTCTGTAATTTCGATTGCATCGAATAGGAACTTATCTTATGCTTTACTCCCAAGCTTCATAAGATATCGAATACATGCCAATGTAACATATTACTTTTAAAAATAAAACATCACGCACAGTGGACAACTCCGATACGGCAGAAAGACGAGGCGCATACCGACATGTATTGACCTTTAAACTTTGAAGGAGGCCAATATGGAAGTGCCCAGCAAAAGCAACAAGACCTGGCATGACATTGTAACAGGCAAAAAAGTGTTTCAGTTGAAGTTTCTTGCCGCCAAAATCCTCCTCGGCAGGTTGACGCGATCAGCCAAGGATGACCCTTCACCAGGCAATATCGATACATGCATCGATCAACTCTACAATATTTTTGTCAACAATAAAAGCATGCCAAGCGTGCAGGATGATCTGAAAACAATTTTCGGCTAGGAGGGCAATATGAGACAGACTATTTCCACTGTAGCTGACGTCAAGGAAATGATCGAAAACAAACGCACGCTTCTCCTCGCCGGCGATGAAAATGCGTTACATCAACTCCCCAAGGGGAACTGGGTTGCGGGCACTATCCCCTATTTCATATCGAGCGACCAGGGCGGCATGGTCAGCCAGGAAATGATCAGCGTTACGGACATCACGGACATCGTCACTTCGTTCAAAATAACCGCCTATGATCAAAACAGCCTAGCCAGGGTCTACTCAGAAGGCCCCAAACACGGATTTAGCTTCATCGTCATTCCGGCCTCCAGCAAGACCCATCTGGCGTTTGCCTTAAACGCTCCGAACTACAAGGACTTCGGCGTACGGCCGCTCATCGGTTGGATCGCCGGCGTCCACCTCTCGGAGCTGGGCAAGAAAACGCCCAAGGTCGTCAACGGCATCACGGGAGAGGTGCTGGAAGAAGGGGCCTTGGTGCTGCAGGCGGAACTACCGCAAGGCAAGGTGGCGGAGATCGGCATCGTCAATCTTTTCGAGCAGGGAGGCGGCGACGTCCTCACCTTCACCTCCGACGACTTTGCCGCCAAGGACGTCATCGTCAACGGGGAAAAGCAGAATTTCGCCGAGTACATCGTCAAGAACAAACTCGACACCAAGCTGCCGCTTGTGGCCGACTACTACGGGGCCCTGGTCAACATCAGTTTCCAGGGCGTCGACGAAGCGGAAGGGCTGGTAAAATTCTATGCGCCGGTGTTTTCCGGAATCCGGTACAAGCACGCCAAGCCCGTGCTCGATTACGTCAAACAGTTCAACGAACGCCTGCGCAATGAAGGCTCCATCGAGTCCCACCGCATAGCCTTCTCGTGCAACTGCATTCTCAATTATCTTTATTCCGAATTGGAAGGAAAGAAGACGGAGCCCTTCACCGGCCCCGTCACCTTCGGCGAAATCGCCTACCAGTTGCTCAACCAGACTCTTGTCTACCTCGAGGTCCTGGACGTTTAAAGCAAAACGCCGGCAAGCGAGGGAGCGGTCTCCGATCGCTCTGGCCCCGCTTGCCGGCGCCATGTGATCCGGGACCAGTGGCCGTCCCCGCTATCCGCTGGTTGCCGACAGACCGTCAGACCGCCTTCCACAGCAACCCCCGTCCCCGATATGTCCGAAGTCGTCGCCTGGGGCAGCGGCTCGGAAAGTTACCGACAGCGCTTGCAGGCCGCGCAGCCGTCCGGCGGGCATTTGGCTGTGGGGATGCCTTGTTGGTAGCGTTCCCATTCACGCCAGAGAAAGTCGCGGGAAACGCCGATATCGACGATATCCCAGGGGAAGGCTTCATCCTTGTCGCGTTGGCGGTCCAAGTAGAAGGCCTCGTCCCCGTCCCAGGTCGCAAGCGCCCGGCGAAAGCTGCCGGAGACGGCCGCCGCCTCGATGAGCGGGAAAAGGCGTTCGTCGCCCCGGGCCAGCAGTCCCTGCATGCGGGCCATGGAAGCGTTCTCCACTTCCACGCGGAACCCGGGCAGCGGCTTGGCGGCTTCACGGACCCGGGCGTAGGCCGCCTCGATGGTGGCGACCGAGGCCATGGGGGCCCACTGCATGGGCGTTGCCGGTTTGGGCACCAGCGGATTGACGGACAGGGTGGCGTGGGCCACGCCGCGCTTGCCCTTGCCGATGGAGGCGGCCTCGGCCACGCGCGCCAAAAGCGGGGCCAGGTCGTCGAAGTCTTCGGGAAGCTCCCCGGGCCAGCCAACGATCAAGTAGAACTTCAAGTGGTTGATGCCGTATTTCCCGGCCAGGGCGACGGCATTTAACAGCGCGTCCAGGCTCAGGTGCTTGTTGGCGGCGCGGCGCAATCGCTCGCTCGGCGCTTCCAGAGCCAGCGTCAGGGTGCGAAGGCCAGCCTGGCGCAGGATGGTCAACAGCTCGGGGGTGATGCCGTCGGCGCGCACCGAGGAAAGCGAGAACTTAGTGCCCCGCTCCCGCAGCCAGGCGAGAAACGGCAGCAGGTCGGGCCAGTCGGTCAACGCCGTGCCGACAAGGCCGACCTTGCGCGGCGAAACGTCCTCGATAAGCGCCTGCATCCGGTCCATACGGGCCTGCCTGGGCGGCCTGTAGACGTAGCCGGCGGCGCAAAAGCGGCAGCCGTAGGGACAGCCGCGATTGACCTCGACCAGGAACATGTCGCGAAAGGCCGCGTGGCCCGAGACGAAGCAGGAATGGGCCGGATCGGCCAGCAGCGTGGCCGCGTCGGATTCCACGGCGCAGGCCCGCACGACCGGGGTGCGGCTGAGCCCCGGGACGAGCACGCCCGGCATATGGGCCACGGCGGCAAGGCAGGCGGCCTTGTCCGCGCCGGACAAAACGGCCCGGCGCAGCGCAGCCAGGACCTCGGCCAGTCCGGCCTCGGCCTCGCCCACGAAAAGCAGGTCCAGGGCCGGCAGGATGGGCGCGGGATTGAGAAAGGCAAGCGGCCCGCCTCCCATGACGATGGGAAAATCGGGCCGCTTGTCGCGTCGAAGGGGGATATCCGCGGCGGTCAGGGCAGCCGCCACGGGCAGGTAGTCTTCCTCGTAGCACAGCGAAAAGGCGATGACCGGAAAGTCGGTCAGGGGTCGACCGGAATCCTCGGCCACGGGGGCCTCGCCCGGGCGGCAGAAGACCCGTTCCACGGCCAGGGCCGGATCGTCCGTCAGCAGTCTCCAGACGGCCTGCCAGCCCAGGGCCGACAGGGCGAGGGCCTCCGCGCCGGGTACGGCCAGGGCCACGGGAAGTCGTCCGCCGAAATCCCGCACCTCGGGCCTGTCCAGGCCGAAATGGACCCTTGCCCGCCTCGTTTCGCTCAAACGTCACCTTTCCCCGTATCGGGGGCCGGGGTCAGTCCCCGGCAGGGAGGAAACCCGGGAGGGACGCTGTCCCTCCCGGCACCTAATCCGCCTGCATGCGGATGAAGGAAGGGATTTCGAATTCCTCCTCATCGAAGAGGAATTCTTCCTCGCCCACAGGCTGGGTCTTGATCGGGGCCTGGTTCAGGGCCGCCTCGGGGTTGCCCTTCTTGCCGCCTTTGCGCAGGTAGGCCGGGATATTGTAGTCGTTGGCCTGCTGGGTGGACAGCACGCGCACGCTGCGCGGGCTCTGGACGCCGCCGCCACCGCCGCCGCTGCCGGGGTTGGTGGGCGCGCCGCCGGAGGACTTTTGCCGCGCCAGCTGGGTGATGACCTCCACGGACTTTTGCTCGACGACCTTCTGCTGCGGCGTCGCGTCGCGCTGCATGGCGGACTCGATGCCGGTGGCGATGACGGTGATGCGCATCTCGTCGGTGGCGTCGGGATCGAAGACCGTGCCGAAAAAGACCTTGGCGTCCTCGTGGACGGCCTCGGTGACGGTGGAGGCGGCTTCGTCCACTTCCTCGATGGTCAGGTCCGGGCCGCAGGTGATGTTCATGAGCACGCCGCGGGCGCCGTCGATAGTGACGTCTTCCAAAAGCGGGCTGGTGATGGCCTTGAGCGCCGCCTCGCGGGCGCGGGATTCGCCGCGCGCGGTGCCGAATCCCATCATGGCCAGTCCCATTTCGCTCATAACGGCCTTGACGTCGGCGAAGTCGAGGTTGATCAACCCCGGGACCATGATGAGGTCGGAAATGCCCTTGACCGCGAAGTAGAGGATCTCGTCGGCCTTTTTGAGCATCTCGATGAAGGTGGCTTTTTTCGAGGCCAGCGAAAGCAGGCGGTCGTTGGGGATGGTGATGATGGAGTCCACCACGTCCCGAAGCGACTGAACGCCTTTTTCGGCCGAAAGCAGCCGTTTCTTGCCCTCGAAATAAAAAGGTTTGGTCACGACGGCCACGGTGAGCGCGCCGGCCTCCTTGGCCACCTGGGCCACGACCGGAGCCGCGCCGGTGCCGGTGCCGCCGCCCATGCCGGCGGTGACGAAGACCATGTCGCAATCGCCGATGGCCTCGCGAATGGCGTCGATGCTTTCCAGCGCCGCGTCGCGGCCGACGTCGGGGTTGGCTCCCGCGCCAAGACCCTTGGTCAGCTTCTCGCCGAGCTGGATGCGGTACTCCGCCTGGGACTTCTGCAAGGCCTGGATATCGGTGTTGGCCGTGATGAAGGTCACACCGGACATGGCCGAGCAGATCATGTTTTCAACGGCGTTGCCGCCGCCGCCGCCGCATCCGACGACCTTGATGCGGGCGTTCGACCCTTGTTCCAGTTCCAAGTATTCCATATCGATCTCCCCCTATCGAACTCCCTGGTTATCCCCCAGCATTACTTGCGCGGACGCGACTATTTCACGTCCACGAACCATTTCCGCATCCTCCCCAGAATGCGGTTGAACACATTCTCGTCGCGGATGCGGAAGCGCTGTTCCACGCCCTCCTTTTCCGCGCCGTACATGAGGAGCCCCACCGCCGTGGCGTACATGGGGCTGTTGACCACGTCCTTGAGGCCCCCGACCTTGTCGGGATAGCCGATGCGCGTGGGCAGGTTGAAAATCTGTTCTCCAAGCTCCTGGATGCCTTCGATCAGGGCCGTGCCGCCGGTCAGGACAACGCCCGCGCCGATCTGGCTCTTCATGCCCGAGCGGATGAGCTCCTGGTCCACCAGGGCCAGCATCTCCTCCACGCGGGGCTCGCAGATTTCGGCCAACACCTGCCGCGAGAGTCGGCGGGGCTCCCTCCCCCCGACGCTCATGACCTCGATGACCTCGTCCTTGGGCACCATCTCGGCCAGGGCGCAGCCGTATTTGATCTTGATCTTCTCGGCCGAGGCCATGGGCGTGCGCAGGCCAAAGGCGATGTCGTTGGTCAGATTGGTGCCGCCAAGGGCCAGCACGGCGGTGTGCTTGATGGAATCGTTGGCGAAGATGGCCAGATCCGTTGTGCCGCCGCCAAGGTCGACCAGGGCCACGCCGATTTCGCGCTCCTCGTTGGTGAGCACCGCCTTGGACGAGGCCAGGGACTCGAGCACGATGTCCGAGACGTCGAGCCCGGCCCGGTGGCACGAACGGATGATGTTCTGGGCGCTGGTGACGGCCCCGGTGA
Proteins encoded in this window:
- a CDS encoding DUF3365 domain-containing protein — translated: MAKQHPKTIKHRFVVGLSVIMAVLGMFFAVVISMNLRNQLVTDTEHKASLVLSQAEAVQTYIRHVLRPSMYELLPPDGFLLEAMSTSFVTRRVMSDLNAQGDQFRYRRVAVRARNPDYEADAFERALIDRFAKDPELTRVEEITERDGEEVFVAARPVRLEASCLHCHGDPAVAPKALIDRYGDKRGFWRHENELVGVDAVTMPVAGALGQIKGATFSFVALFALGLGVFYLTVQLFFDRLVVVNLRRVTDVMRRYFPKEVGEEPSEPPGEGEIEEIYAGIEAFASRLKEARGKIEDHAQDLERTVTARTKELAHEADERRSDVALFVELLSILNMSQTRAELLTGALARIAERFGARAVAYECEFSGGGSVSWPPGETPPPPPAAWRKLVAEDRLHLAGDAAFIPVRTTDVSRGLLRLYFPPDGPGPDSEAAELYRAIGQQLGIALENLDAINSLLGQNALLGSIFDGISDPLALVDSSFGIILANEPARELARALQQELAGAVALPPVAVPGAPLRLPPEVFGPTPGDDAVGAAAMVRIDPTISTIDLPDGRSFAVTRYPLASPNGQDGRMVVYARENTAERRMREQMRQTEKLVAVGKLAAGLAHEINNPLGVIACYAELLRQNETDPQALDDLAVIERHAVMAKKVLRDLLDFARPRQASTGPCDIAALLKSLSRLFEVQAQARKVRLETSIAANLPVARADASALEQVLSNLLLNALDAVSPETGEVRIAARPGPDDDSVSILVSDNGPGIPPEDLTRIFDPFFTTKEAGRGSGLGLAVVFGLLRDMGGRVEVENADGAVFTVILPACGPACQEEAS
- a CDS encoding AAA family ATPase, with the protein product MSRRYRPINLPAPYLKRIWLDTSSVPDPKAYPFCLPLFVPGFELSFDKAITIVVGENGTGKSTLLEGIAALAGYDDAGGGKGYMPVDHSGALEVSGGRLADALRASWLPKITTGWFFKAESFFTVARYLDRAAIEAFGVPPDFLSHSHGEGFLRFFDERCDRQGIFIFDEPESALSPSRQVLFLRLLRRMERMGRCQVIMATHSPLLMAYPSARLLLLSKSGLEPVRVEQTEHFKLLRDFCADPAAFVESELEGAPGDDSPGQA
- a CDS encoding LysE family translocator; the encoded protein is MTLPLYLAFIVAASVLLVFPGPTVLMVIGYGLAEGRKSVWSLVTGVCLGDAVACAGSLAGLGALLSASAAAFTVVKVVGAVYLVWLGIGMLRSGNDAAMSPAPCPAGRKFVHAFTVTVLNPKTILFFVAFLPQFVSPQAPALPQLAFLGTTFVLLGAVNTTAYALLAGTIGGRIRDPRFVGTLRRVGGGSLIGAGVLTAVAVKR
- a CDS encoding sigma-54 dependent transcriptional regulator, with translation MNGTPRVLIVDDQPDFAKGLVRLLAKKLPGASLGCVLSGEEALADLARAPCAVLVTDLRMPGISGLDLLGAALERDANLGVVLLTAHGDIDTAVAALKAGAYDFLTKPVDSEHLARVIAKGLERAELLAENIRLRAVVAACGGETGLLGQSPAMEQVKEAIAAVAGSDYTVLIRGESGTGKELAARAVHSLSRRASGPFLSVNCPAIPDQLLESELFGHVRGAFTGAERDRRGLFTSANGGVIVLDEIGDIPMSVQTKLLRVLQEREVRPVGSNKSVPVDVRILASTNQDLESKIADKTFREDLYYRLNVLTVRLPPLRERREDIPLLATAFLARACRETGIGEKGFSAEGLAALSGREWPGNVRELLNFVRRLTVFCRGDVIGPAAIAAADPGQGDPADADNDDDTPTPYLEAKARVVDAFTRRYVERLLGQTHGNVSEAARVSGLERVSLQKILRRLGIAADGYR
- a CDS encoding YeiH family protein: MAEKKWLTEDKLALILGLVLFGLSLFNFGGVDPLGWAVKSNVWMEPGQMFSAATGAYKGMSGVLSLILTWIFVTVMLAFGIRALGGDAKRFMVSFTLVFFIGFFCFAIGHYAVVAATPNQLAKYNLKWAMGLTGEAGFIVALLVGIFIGNFMPGLAEKLKPALKPEMFVKIAIVILGAELGVKSVDALGLASAVIFRGLCAIVEAYLIYWALVYYISRKYFKFSREWAAPLASGISICGVSAAIATGGAIRARPIVPIMVSSLVVVFTCVEMLILPFVAQHWMYNEPMVAGAWMGLAVKSDGGAIASGVITDALVRAQAMAVNGVNYQPGWITMAATTIKIFIDVFIGVWAFVLAAIWCTMIECKPGERMKLGAILDRFPRFVLGYVITFLIMLLLCAKGGDLLKMGKTAIGDTGPFRAIFFVLTFFTIGVVSNFKKLWDEGIGRLALVYIVSLFGFIIWIGLFISWLFFHGVKPPLAS
- a CDS encoding radical SAM protein, with the protein product MSETRRARVHFGLDRPEVRDFGGRLPVALAVPGAEALALSALGWQAVWRLLTDDPALAVERVFCRPGEAPVAEDSGRPLTDFPVIAFSLCYEEDYLPVAAALTAADIPLRRDKRPDFPIVMGGGPLAFLNPAPILPALDLLFVGEAEAGLAEVLAALRRAVLSGADKAACLAAVAHMPGVLVPGLSRTPVVRACAVESDAATLLADPAHSCFVSGHAAFRDMFLVEVNRGCPYGCRFCAAGYVYRPPRQARMDRMQALIEDVSPRKVGLVGTALTDWPDLLPFLAWLRERGTKFSLSSVRADGITPELLTILRQAGLRTLTLALEAPSERLRRAANKHLSLDALLNAVALAGKYGINHLKFYLIVGWPGELPEDFDDLAPLLARVAEAASIGKGKRGVAHATLSVNPLVPKPATPMQWAPMASVATIEAAYARVREAAKPLPGFRVEVENASMARMQGLLARGDERLFPLIEAAAVSGSFRRALATWDGDEAFYLDRQRDKDEAFPWDIVDIGVSRDFLWREWERYQQGIPTAKCPPDGCAACKRCR